A DNA window from Mytilus edulis chromosome 14, xbMytEdul2.2, whole genome shotgun sequence contains the following coding sequences:
- the LOC139504102 gene encoding irregular chiasm C-roughest protein-like: MTKVIRNKQKEYFTYHSLVLTNTSKELYKSKAHETTKYINFSDGETVLLKCINKSDEYRAVWDGPAHNSSNPSSISVSDPFGKEKIWMITTYTNNREINPLIPNLKRLRVVGNEGHYDLEISNASLCDEGYYRCMIDPYKGNHIQVVTYILLLTKLPSNLTIDNETDNHTIIGIEHKLLQLSCNVVSGIPPEIIIWKRNGIILKMGGPLRNVYEFYPERTDNNLNLTCEVINELTKKPLTQTIRLEIKYKPKVFINQEQTTLDIEGSKKKLCCEVESHPNISFILWFRNYNSRISKTSSLCLLFEQLNPQDRGNYTCVAGNEIGNGSFTTSFVVFYPPFVYITNNNISMIGNKRKVRCKGDGLPNTITFFRVEHKSYFNEHIRYIEVSSDGIATLPPVDALFRYQDTGLYVCNASNNIPNREGNKFQQGEAYLVSDGPPVFVADNKNLQYGEIGKPMDITVTVYSTSEINCLHLNAIGSLNIKDIFRKSVPLTMSFHGVNITANGIEVTFRLAKLQRFQWFNITVCNNYSMNNFILEVRQTAKISSEGKEISSEGIGIIVLLILVVILLVVMGTYLRYIKQRYRKRMITTTNVRTANEVVHYIEIVEDNNEHEQNNQMISTEARSIVEHRNTSIVSGERHLAFQNNDRDTPDQSIATSDNDSHTSEHLDDGYERPYTTLMAHNYVEDEHVYNNTTHNSLNETSTPFPIVACKPIVGITEQYASQDNINTQFCADDGQVNSIRNTGEYINLSLKQ, encoded by the exons CTCATGAGACGACTAAGTATATAAACTTTTCCGATGGAGAAACAGTTCTgcttaaatgtataaataaatctGACGAATATAGAGCAGTCTGGGATGGACCTGCACATAACAGCTCGAATCCGTCATCTATATCAGTTTCTGACCCTTTTGGAAAAGAAAAGATTTGGATGATAACAACATATACAAATAATCGGGAGATAAACCCTTTGATTCCAAACTTAAAAAGATTACGAGTTGTTGGGAATGAGGGACATTACGATCTAGAAATAAGTAATGCCTCGCTTTGTGACGAAGGGTATTATAGGTGTATGATAGATCCATACAAAGGAAATCATATTCAAGTGGTAACATACATTTTGCTATTAACAA AACTGCCATCAAATTTGACCATCGACAATGAAACGGATAATCACACAATCATTGGAATCGAGCACAAGTTATTACAATTATCCTGCAATGTTGTAAGTGGAATACCTCCTGAAATCATAATCTGGAAAAGAAATGGGATAATCTTGAAAATGGGCGGACCACTAAGAAATGTGTATGAATTTTATCCAGAACGAACAGATAACAATTTAAACCTAACTTGTGAAGTCATTAATGAGCTAACTAAAAAGCCGTTGACACAGACCATCCGATTGGAAATTAAAT ACAAACCTAAGGTATTCATAAACCAAGAACAAACAACGTTAGACATTGAAGGTTCAAAGAAAAAACTATGCTGTGAAGTTGAAAGTCAtccaaatatcagtttcatactTTGGTTTAGGAATTACAACAGTCGTATATCGAAAACGAGTTCCTTGTGCTTACTGTTTGAACAATTGAATCCGCAAGACAGGGGCAATTATACTTGTGTTGCAGGAAATGAAATAGGAAACGGATCTTTCACGACATCATTTGTAGTATTTT ACCCACCTTTTGTATACATTACGAATAACAACATATCTATGATTGGAAACAAAAGAAAAGTTCGATGCAAAGGAGATGGATTACCTAATACTATAACATTTTTCCGTGTGGAACATAAATCCTATTTCAATGAGCATATACGGTATATAGAGGTCTCCTCGGATGGCATTGCCACACTGCCACCTGTAGACGCTTTGTTCAGGTACCAGGACACTGGTTTATACGTATGTAATGCTTCAAATAATATTCCTAATAGAGAAGGAAACAAATTTCAACAAGGTGAAGCATACCTGGTATCAGATG GACCACCAGTTTTTGTAGCTGACAACAAGAACCTTCAATATGGGGAAATCGGAAAACCAATGGATATAACAGTTACAGTTTACAGTACGTCAGAAATCAATTGTCTTCATTTGAATGCAATTGGAAGTCTCAATATAAAGGATATATTTAGAAAAAGTGTTCCCTTGACAATGAGTTTCCATGGTGTCAATATAACAGCAAACGGTATAGAAGTAACATTTCGTCTTGCCAAACTGCAAAGATTCCAATGGTTTAACATCACAGTGTGCAATAACTATTCcatgaacaattttattttagaagTAAGACAAACTG CTAAAATCTCTTCAGAAGGAAAGGAAATATCTTCAGAGGGCATTGGCATCATAGTATTACTCATCCTAGTTGTGATCCTACTGGTTGTAATGGGAACATATTTGC GATACATTAAGCAAAGATATAGAAAAAG GATGATAACAACCACAAATGTTCGAACAGCTAACGAGGTTGTCCATTATATCGAGATTGTTGAAGACAACAACGAACATG AACAAAACAATCAGATGATTTCTACAGAAGCCAGATCAATTGTTGAACATAGGAACACATCTATCGTGTCTGGAGAACGGCATTTGGCATTCCAGAATAATGACCGCGATACCCCAGACCAATCAATAGCTACATCGGACAATGACAGTCATACTTCAGAACATTTGGACGACGGATATGAACGGCCATATACGACATTGATGGCACATAACTATGTTGAGGACGAACACgtttataacaatacaacacacaATTCACTCAATGAAACTTCTACTCCTTTTCCGATCGTAGCATGTAAACCTATCGTTGGGATTACAGAACAATATGCTTCGCAGGATAATATAAACACACAATTCTGTGCAGATGACGGTCAAGTAAATAGTATACGAAATACGGGAGAATACATTAATTTGTCtctcaaacaatga